The proteins below come from a single Danio aesculapii chromosome 25, fDanAes4.1, whole genome shotgun sequence genomic window:
- the irx3b gene encoding iroquois-class homeodomain protein IRX-3b, translating into MSLPQLGYKYIRPLYSTERRGGAEISVTGSGSLSSALSGVYGAPFASTAQGYSAFLPYSSDLSVLNQLGSQYEFKDSPGLQHAGFPHAAFYPYGHQYQFSDPSRPKNATRESTSTLKAWLSEHRKNPYPTKGEKIMLAIITKMTLTQVSTWFANARRRLKKENKMTWVPKTRTDEDGNVYTSDNEDAEKQDEDEEIDLENIDTEDIEDKQDCDYQDDEKSTSKVSVSEEYDDARAEKRIIEDKEQIKKSPAEEQEPSNNASPALKPKIWSLAETATTPDSPKKTWIQRNCDTQPLRNPLHVQNWTKMALSAHQMAFTSHYLGLKHQTISNIHVKHAEQRTHSL; encoded by the exons ATGTCTCTCCCGCAGCTCGGCTATAAGTACATCAGACCGCTGTACTCCACGGAGCGGCGCGGCGGCGCGGAGATCTCGGTCACCGGCTCGGGTTCTCTGTCCAGCGCGCTTTCCGGTGTGTACGGAGCTCCGTTCGCCAGCACAGCGCAGGGATACAGCGCGTTTCTGCCCTATTCCAGCGACCTGTCCGTCCTCAACCAGCTG GGCTCTCAGTACGAGTTTAAGGACAGTCCAGGGCTCCAGCATGCAGGGTTCCCCCATGCGGCCTTCTACCCATATGGACACCAGTATCAGTTCAGCGACCCATCCCGACCCAAAAATGCCACCCGCGAGAGCACCAGCACCCTGAAGGCCTGGCTCAGCGAGCACCGCAAAAACCCCTATCCCACCAAAGGAGAGAAGATCATGCTGGCCATCATCACCAAGATGACCCTCACCCAAGTGTCCACCTGGTTCGCCAACGCCCGCCGGAGGCTGAAAAAGGAGAACAAGATGACGTGGGTCCCCAAAACGAGAACCGACGAGGATGGAAACGTGTATACAAGCGACAACGAGGACGCAGAAAAACAAGACGAGGATGAAGAGATAGACCTGGAGAACATCGACACGGAGGACATCGAAGATAAACAGGATTGTGACTATCAGGATGACGAAAAGTCAACATCTAAAGTTTCCGTTTCTGAGGAATACGACGATGCCAGAGCGGAGAAGAGGATTATTGAGGACAAGGAACAAATCAAGAAGAGTCCAGCAGAGGAGCAAGAGCCATCCAATAACGCAAGTCCAGCTCTAAAGCCAAAGATCTGGTCTTTGGCTGAAACCGCAACGACCCCGGACAGTCCTAAAAAGACGTGGATTCAGAGAAACTGTGACACTCAGCCTCTTAGGAATCCCCTTCACGTTCAGAACTGGACCAAAATGGCTCTTTCAGCCCATCAGATGGCCTTCACTAGCCATTACCTCGGACTTAAACACCAGACCATCTCAAACATACACGTGAAACATGCAGAGCAGAGGACTCACAGCTTATGA